A part of Bufo bufo chromosome 7, aBufBuf1.1, whole genome shotgun sequence genomic DNA contains:
- the MYLK gene encoding myosin light chain kinase, smooth muscle isoform X4: MKQIVEGVGFIHKQGIVHLDLKPENIMCVNKTGTKIKLIDFGLARRLENTPNLKVLFGTPEFVAPEVINYESIGYTTDMWSIGVICYILVSGLSPFMGDNDNETLANVTSATWDFDDEAFDEISEEAKNFISSLLKKDMRSRLNCIECLQQTWLQQDTSTMEAKKLSKERMKKYMARRKWQKTGNAVRAIGRLSSMAMISGLSGRKSSGSSPSSPLSAEAEVSEEDNQAFLESVSEERPPSQPVFTRTIMDIEVVEGSAARFDCRIEGHPDPEVIWYKDEQPIKESRHFQIEYDEDGNCSLTIAEVCGDDDAKYTCKAINSQGEASCTAELLVEVMAEEEEEEEEEEEEEEEEEEEEEE, encoded by the exons ATGAAGCAGATCGTGGAGGGCGTGGGGTTCATCCACAAGCAGGGCATCGTCCACCTGGACCTCAAACCCGAGAACATCATGTGCGTCAACAAGACCGGCACCAAGATCAAGCTGATTGACTTTGGCCTGGCCAGAAGATTAG AAAATACCCCGAATCTTAAAGTGTTATTTGGGACCCCTGAATTTGTGGCCCCCGAGGTTATCAATTACGAGTCTATAGGATACACCACGGATATGTGGAGCATTGGAGTCATCTGCTATATTTT GGTGAGCGGTCTGTCGCCATTCATGGGTGATAACGATAACGAGACCTTGGCCAACGTCACCTCCGCCACCTGGGACTTTGATGATGAAGCTTTTGACGAGATTTCGGAAGAGGCAAAGAACTTCATCAGCAGCCTCCTGAAGAAGGACATGAG GAGCCGCTTGAATTGTATTGAATGCCTGCAACAAACCTGGCTGCAGCAGGACACCAGCACCATGGAGGCCAAGAAGCTGTCCAAGGAGAGGATGAAGAAGTACATGGCACGGCGGAAGTGGCAG AAAACGGGGAATGCCGTGCGGGCGATCGGACGCCTCTCATCCATGGCCATGATTTCTGGGCTAAGTGGCAGGAAGTCTTCAGGAAGTTCCCCCAGCAGCCCCCTGTCTGCAGAGGCAGAAGTCAGTGAAG AGGACAACCAAGCTTTCCTGGAATCTGTATCCGAGGAGCGACCTCCCTCACAGCCGGTTTTCACCAGGACCATCATGGACATTGAGGTTGTAGAAGGCAGCGCCGCCAGATTTGACTGCAGGATTGAAG GTCATCCTGATCCGGAGGTGATCTGGTACAAGGATGAGCAGCCCATCAAGGAGTCGCGTCACTTCCAGATCGAGTATGACGAGGATGGCAACTGCTCCCTGACCATTGCCGAGGTCTGCGGGGATGACGATGCCAAGTACACCTGCAAAGCCATCAACAGCCAGGGGGAGGCGAGCTGCACCGCCGAGCTCCTTGTGGAAGTGATGgctgaggaagaggaagaggaggaagaagaagaagaagaggaggaggaggaggaggaggaggaggaggagtga